The following proteins are co-located in the Pedobacter sp. FW305-3-2-15-E-R2A2 genome:
- a CDS encoding glycosyltransferase family A protein: MMMEQPLVSCIMPTANRQKFIPLAIECFLSQDFRNAELIIVDDGKLSVKQLVPDHHRIRYFYTEPLGSIGIKRNYACNLAKGEIIMHWDDDDWYAPDWIDHQLKAIEESKADICGLNTITFFSPLVGKFWKYADTEGEHPWLSGATMVYRKSFWQQHPFKDLQIGEDYDYIWNTGASIFAHDYTDGFIATLHASNTTLKPFEDPRHKKHAVQWMNVRHEGKAENPEQSRPEN; this comes from the coding sequence ATGATGATGGAACAACCGCTTGTATCCTGTATTATGCCTACTGCCAACAGACAAAAATTCATTCCTTTAGCCATCGAATGTTTTCTAAGCCAGGATTTCAGGAATGCCGAACTGATTATTGTTGATGACGGAAAACTATCTGTGAAACAACTTGTTCCAGACCATCACCGAATCAGGTATTTCTATACCGAGCCCTTAGGAAGTATTGGTATCAAAAGGAACTATGCCTGCAACCTTGCTAAAGGTGAAATTATCATGCACTGGGACGATGATGACTGGTATGCACCCGACTGGATCGATCACCAACTGAAAGCTATAGAAGAATCAAAAGCAGACATTTGTGGGTTAAACACCATTACTTTTTTTTCTCCCCTCGTAGGCAAATTCTGGAAATACGCAGATACAGAAGGGGAACACCCCTGGTTATCGGGAGCAACCATGGTCTATCGAAAAAGTTTCTGGCAGCAACATCCATTTAAGGATCTTCAGATTGGAGAAGATTATGATTATATCTGGAATACCGGAGCCAGCATTTTTGCACATGATTATACAGATGGTTTTATAGCTACGCTACATGCGAGTAATACTACATTGAAACCTTTTGAAGATCCGAGACATAAAAAACATGCCGTACAATGGATGAATGTACGTCATGAGGGGAAAGCCGAAAACCCTGAACAGAGTAGGCCAGAAAATTAA
- a CDS encoding RagB/SusD family nutrient uptake outer membrane protein, whose translation MRTFKIISPIFLLCLLLLSCQKYVDIQKSSNQTFLNTANDCQLLLDNYTVMNSDYPTDLEISADDYYTSAASYLAEAQPVITSEEQALYSWQSSAIRAKANANWLKPYLITSNANLVLEALAKIKEGTEDPVKLNTLRGSALFYRAYTLWFVAQMYAKPYSAATAAQDPGVPIRLTSDINEKSSRGTVQDTYNQIISDLSEAVNLLPPTSSIATRPNKAAAYAMLARTYLSMEDYPKALINANAAIQIKGELLNYNSGAVNIYAFFSPFQRYNKEVIFHSISALTGILTPGIGFTSTAKIDLALAASYNANDIRKIIFVKPNSGAHAGSFRFGANYEPTFGTSVLFNGLAVDELYITRAECYARAGDKDNAMADLNKLLVNRWVTGTYTDQTAATADEALTKVLEERRKELLMRGLRWTDLRRLNKDNARKKDLSRSITKNGVTTTFTLPANDPRYVLLIPQNVIDNSSIAQNPR comes from the coding sequence ATGAGAACCTTTAAAATAATAAGCCCAATATTTCTGCTTTGCCTATTGCTATTGTCCTGTCAGAAATATGTAGATATTCAAAAAAGCAGCAACCAGACATTCCTTAATACCGCAAACGATTGTCAGTTGCTATTAGACAACTATACCGTTATGAACTCCGACTACCCGACGGATCTGGAGATTTCAGCAGATGACTATTACACTTCTGCAGCAAGCTATTTAGCCGAGGCTCAACCGGTCATAACTTCTGAAGAACAGGCATTGTATTCCTGGCAATCTTCAGCAATTCGCGCAAAGGCTAATGCCAATTGGTTAAAGCCTTATCTGATTACCAGTAATGCAAACCTTGTATTAGAAGCGCTTGCAAAAATAAAAGAAGGAACTGAAGATCCTGTGAAATTAAACACCTTAAGAGGCTCTGCTTTATTTTATCGTGCCTATACCTTATGGTTTGTGGCACAGATGTATGCAAAGCCATATTCAGCCGCTACTGCAGCTCAGGATCCTGGCGTTCCTATCCGGTTAACCTCCGATATCAATGAGAAATCTTCCAGAGGTACTGTACAGGATACCTATAACCAAATCATCTCAGATTTATCAGAAGCAGTTAATTTGTTACCTCCCACTTCCAGTATCGCTACAAGACCCAATAAAGCAGCGGCTTATGCTATGTTGGCCAGAACTTACCTGTCTATGGAAGATTATCCAAAGGCCTTAATTAATGCCAATGCGGCCATACAAATCAAAGGAGAATTGTTAAACTACAATAGTGGCGCGGTTAATATCTATGCTTTTTTCTCGCCGTTCCAGCGGTACAATAAAGAAGTTATATTTCATTCCATTTCCGCTCTGACTGGTATTCTAACTCCCGGAATAGGATTTACAAGTACCGCAAAAATAGATCTGGCGCTGGCGGCCTCCTATAATGCGAACGACATCAGGAAAATAATTTTTGTAAAGCCAAATTCCGGTGCTCATGCAGGATCGTTTCGCTTTGGCGCAAATTACGAACCAACATTTGGAACTTCTGTTTTATTCAATGGACTCGCAGTTGATGAATTATATATTACCCGCGCAGAATGTTATGCAAGAGCTGGCGATAAGGATAATGCCATGGCAGACCTGAATAAGCTTTTAGTAAATCGGTGGGTAACCGGAACTTATACAGATCAAACTGCAGCTACCGCGGATGAGGCATTAACAAAAGTACTGGAAGAAAGAAGAAAAGAATTACTGATGCGTGGTCTGCGCTGGACAGACCTCAGGAGGCTCAACAAAGACAATGCACGCAAGAAAGACCTGAGCAGGAGTATAACAAAAAATGGCGTAACTACAACCTTTACCTTACCTGCTAATGATCCAAGGTATGTGTTACTCATTCCACAAAATGTAATTGACAATAGCAGTATTGCACAAAATCCAAGATAG
- a CDS encoding redoxin domain-containing protein, whose amino-acid sequence MKRAYIISVILLLLTGDLYAQQNKTLNVSGKVDLIAGLPNLNIGDQLPDFEIPVIINGTKRSMRSSAFKDQLLIIDFWSIYCSGCIAAMPKMDSLQKHFGDKIKILPVTYEAETLVTNFWKKNRNTKNLGLSSVVEDKIFSSYFRHQTIPHEAWIYQGKVIAITTEQYVDKTNIQKVLNGELIKWPIKNDFYVFDGSKEPLFKVNTTQVNPSSIINYAAISGYKEQVNSEGLSGGSGVVRDPNEKKVRVFFLNQAIFTSYELNWRNIINPTTLVRPSAAITPNQIVWQVTDRSRYKYEFKTDYQANWIRKNGICFESLNPDTGQTQAEISRSIVKNLNYLLGLDVRWEKRKEKILVLIRTTDKDKLKSKTVLTDYKDQFKVEGNIQRFRSTNLTSVVYKLNEQEQNPYVFDETGYKNEVDLDLNIHSWTDIASIRKALQAYDLDLKEEERLVDKFVFAETEGSFLKEIGINKNKL is encoded by the coding sequence ATGAAAAGAGCTTATATCATATCCGTAATCCTATTGCTTTTAACAGGTGATTTGTATGCACAGCAAAACAAAACTTTAAATGTATCAGGTAAAGTAGACTTAATTGCTGGTTTGCCAAATTTAAATATCGGAGACCAACTTCCTGACTTTGAGATTCCAGTAATTATCAATGGAACAAAACGAAGCATGAGAAGCTCTGCATTTAAAGATCAACTATTGATTATTGACTTTTGGTCAATCTACTGCAGTGGTTGTATCGCCGCAATGCCAAAAATGGACTCTTTGCAAAAGCACTTTGGTGACAAGATTAAAATTTTACCAGTAACATACGAAGCAGAAACTTTAGTGACTAACTTCTGGAAAAAAAACAGAAACACTAAAAATCTGGGATTATCCTCAGTTGTTGAAGACAAAATTTTCTCCTCCTATTTCAGGCATCAGACCATCCCTCATGAAGCCTGGATATACCAAGGAAAAGTAATTGCCATTACAACGGAACAATACGTAGATAAGACAAATATTCAGAAAGTACTCAATGGAGAATTGATCAAATGGCCTATAAAGAATGATTTCTACGTATTTGACGGAAGTAAAGAACCTCTTTTCAAAGTAAACACAACTCAGGTGAATCCCTCTTCAATTATAAATTATGCTGCAATTAGTGGTTATAAAGAACAGGTAAATTCTGAAGGACTTAGTGGAGGCTCGGGAGTTGTAAGAGATCCAAATGAAAAAAAAGTCCGGGTTTTCTTTTTAAATCAAGCAATTTTCACTTCGTATGAGTTGAATTGGAGAAACATTATAAATCCGACCACGCTTGTAAGACCTAGTGCAGCCATAACACCAAACCAGATTGTGTGGCAGGTTACAGACAGGTCAAGATATAAATATGAGTTTAAAACCGATTACCAGGCCAACTGGATCCGTAAGAATGGAATTTGTTTTGAATCATTAAATCCGGATACCGGGCAAACACAAGCTGAAATTTCAAGATCTATTGTAAAAAACCTAAACTACTTACTGGGCTTAGATGTTCGCTGGGAAAAAAGGAAAGAGAAAATCCTTGTTTTAATCCGTACAACGGACAAAGATAAATTGAAGAGCAAAACTGTATTGACAGACTATAAAGATCAATTTAAAGTAGAAGGGAACATCCAACGGTTCCGTTCCACAAATCTTACAAGTGTAGTTTACAAACTTAACGAGCAGGAACAAAATCCATATGTTTTCGATGAAACTGGTTATAAGAATGAAGTCGACCTAGATCTGAATATTCATTCCTGGACAGATATTGCTTCGATAAGAAAAGCGCTTCAGGCCTATGACCTTGACCTAAAAGAAGAAGAACGCCTTGTCGATAAATTTGTATTCGCAGAAACAGAAGGAAGTTTCTTAAAAGAAATTGGAATTAACAAAAACAAACTATAA
- a CDS encoding glycosyltransferase family A protein: protein MNYKHPLISCICITGNRPLVLQRAIICFARQDYPNTELVISYPEEDLLSKTIIDQINSVSAIKIIRIVRPQYEKPCLTKNNAIEICNGDYVCFWNDEHWHHVNRLSDQYIVIKDSPFKASILMHILLYDFHQQKTYHSAYWEWQETLFCERKTLLEAAYIDIEREDDSGIIHFLSYKNFLFHFTEASHLYIYIGYGTKDKDQKLFNSYCKDGEIMEDINETVQDVIQLEYYLN from the coding sequence ATGAACTATAAGCATCCATTGATCTCCTGTATTTGCATTACCGGCAACCGGCCATTGGTATTACAACGTGCAATCATCTGTTTCGCCAGACAAGATTATCCCAATACAGAGTTGGTTATTTCTTATCCCGAAGAAGATCTATTGAGTAAAACCATCATAGACCAGATCAATTCCGTTTCCGCTATCAAAATCATCAGGATCGTCAGGCCTCAGTATGAAAAGCCATGCCTGACAAAAAACAATGCTATAGAAATCTGTAATGGCGACTATGTCTGCTTTTGGAACGACGAACACTGGCACCATGTGAACAGACTGTCAGATCAGTACATCGTCATTAAAGACAGTCCTTTTAAGGCAAGTATCCTCATGCATATTTTACTGTATGATTTTCATCAACAGAAAACCTATCATTCTGCTTATTGGGAATGGCAGGAGACGCTGTTTTGTGAAAGAAAAACCTTACTGGAAGCAGCTTACATAGATATAGAAAGAGAAGATGACAGTGGCATCATTCATTTCCTCTCCTATAAGAACTTTTTATTTCATTTTACTGAAGCCTCACATCTTTACATCTACATAGGCTATGGAACGAAAGATAAGGATCAGAAACTGTTTAATTCCTATTGTAAGGATGGAGAAATTATGGAAGACATTAATGAAACCGTTCAAGATGTCATCCAACTGGAATACTATTTAAACTAA
- a CDS encoding FecR family protein: protein MIKKYFPEDLVYKYSRKACSEEEKAIVESWHIKDLSESTYVPSKENISLVNIRMANKLEGHIYSRNKTQRTIRLWQRIAITASILLAISVISLFYLERSNPIPQASTRKSDFQDILPGGYKAILTLNDGKKIRLNEKSQQAVILQSNASIRTKAGGRLIYENIPGARGHKDLNILETPRGGQYQLTLPDGTKVWLNSSSRLTYPTAFTGKERQVKLIGEAFFEVAKDRSKPFRVHTEHQVVEVLGTHFNILAYPEEQKTQTTLLEGKIRIHNQKSSKIMRPGQEAFTEKGEDQIAVSKADIEKNIAWKNDEFIFNGEDLQSIMRSIARWYDVEVSYQNYSNHTRYWGTVSRSKNISAVLKMLESTGKIKFEIKGRRIIAMN, encoded by the coding sequence ATGATCAAGAAATATTTTCCTGAAGACCTCGTTTATAAATACTCTCGTAAAGCCTGTTCTGAGGAGGAAAAGGCTATTGTAGAAAGCTGGCACATTAAGGACCTGTCAGAAAGCACTTATGTCCCTTCAAAAGAAAACATATCGCTGGTCAACATCCGGATGGCAAATAAACTCGAAGGCCATATTTATTCCAGAAATAAAACACAGCGAACAATCAGGTTATGGCAACGTATTGCCATTACGGCCTCCATTCTTTTAGCAATTTCGGTCATCAGCCTTTTTTATCTGGAACGAAGCAATCCTATCCCGCAAGCGTCTACGAGAAAATCTGATTTTCAAGACATTCTTCCAGGTGGATATAAAGCTATACTAACGCTTAATGATGGAAAAAAGATCAGACTAAATGAAAAAAGTCAACAGGCAGTTATTCTCCAAAGCAATGCCAGTATCAGGACAAAGGCAGGGGGAAGACTTATTTATGAAAACATACCGGGGGCCAGGGGACATAAAGACTTAAATATACTGGAAACACCCCGGGGGGGCCAATATCAATTAACACTGCCTGACGGAACTAAAGTATGGCTAAATTCATCGAGCAGATTGACTTATCCTACGGCATTCACAGGTAAAGAAAGGCAAGTCAAACTCATTGGAGAAGCCTTTTTTGAAGTCGCCAAAGATCGTTCTAAACCATTCCGTGTTCATACCGAACATCAGGTAGTAGAAGTGCTGGGAACTCATTTCAACATATTGGCATATCCTGAAGAACAGAAAACTCAAACTACTTTGTTAGAAGGAAAGATTAGAATCCATAATCAAAAATCCAGTAAAATTATGAGGCCCGGACAGGAAGCTTTTACGGAGAAGGGGGAAGATCAGATTGCGGTTTCTAAGGCAGATATTGAAAAAAACATCGCCTGGAAGAATGATGAGTTTATTTTCAATGGGGAAGACCTGCAAAGCATTATGAGATCAATCGCGAGATGGTATGATGTTGAAGTTAGTTATCAAAATTATTCGAATCATACCAGGTATTGGGGTACTGTTTCCCGATCCAAGAACATATCAGCAGTTCTAAAAATGTTAGAATCAACTGGGAAAATTAAATTCGAAATCAAAGGAAGGAGGATTATTGCTATGAACTAA
- a CDS encoding glycosyltransferase family 2 protein, producing MTSNYPLISCICVTNNRPELLQKAIDCFESQNYPNKELVISYPKMDNSTTKVIEEYQNSDLKILPIEREDTESLGNARNQAVIKCRGEYVCIWDDDDWYHSSRLSFQFNSIQERGQGYQASILTRILLYDTTTKQVYLSFPYAWEGTILCRKVILLQNQYKNANIAEDSHVVHFLSTKNLLFKIDNVPFLYVYVYHGNNTWNYEHFEVFLSKSELITGDDSEHILGLLEYLN from the coding sequence ATGACCTCAAATTATCCTCTTATCTCTTGTATCTGTGTTACGAACAACAGACCTGAGTTATTGCAAAAAGCTATCGACTGCTTCGAATCTCAAAATTACCCCAATAAAGAACTGGTCATTTCTTATCCGAAAATGGACAATTCAACAACGAAAGTCATCGAAGAATATCAAAATTCAGATCTTAAGATTTTACCAATAGAGCGAGAGGATACGGAGTCATTGGGGAATGCGAGAAATCAGGCAGTTATAAAGTGCCGGGGAGAATATGTATGCATCTGGGATGACGACGACTGGTACCATTCCAGTCGACTATCCTTCCAATTTAACAGCATACAGGAAAGAGGTCAGGGCTATCAGGCGAGCATATTAACCCGTATTTTATTATACGATACTACTACCAAACAGGTTTACCTCTCCTTCCCCTATGCATGGGAAGGGACAATTTTATGCAGGAAGGTGATTCTTTTACAAAATCAATACAAAAACGCCAATATCGCAGAAGATTCGCATGTAGTCCATTTTCTGTCTACCAAAAATCTATTGTTTAAAATTGATAATGTCCCCTTTCTATATGTTTACGTATATCATGGAAACAATACCTGGAATTACGAACATTTTGAAGTTTTTCTTTCTAAAAGCGAATTGATTACAGGGGATGACAGTGAGCATATCCTAGGCTTACTGGAGTATTTAAATTAG
- a CDS encoding RNA polymerase sigma-70 factor, producing MYSEKYAYHSLTDFELTKLLISGDHKAFIEIYHRFQALLYVYACKITTDKEEAEDIVQEVFIYLWDKRTTIILRSSISSYLYSAVRYKFFNLLDHKKVRKDYTSSFQNFLDEGEYITDNYIREKEFSQLIEKEILALPDKMREVFELSRKQNLSRKEIAEKLNISEKTVKNQISNALKILRGKLGFFTFLLLLINK from the coding sequence ATGTACTCTGAAAAGTATGCTTATCATTCACTAACTGATTTTGAATTGACGAAACTGCTCATTTCAGGAGATCATAAAGCATTCATTGAAATATATCACCGTTTTCAGGCATTATTGTATGTGTATGCTTGTAAAATAACCACAGATAAAGAGGAAGCCGAGGACATTGTCCAAGAAGTCTTCATTTATCTATGGGATAAAAGAACAACAATTATTTTAAGATCAAGTATATCTTCCTATTTATATAGTGCAGTAAGGTATAAGTTCTTTAATCTCCTGGATCACAAAAAAGTCAGAAAAGATTATACCAGTTCTTTTCAAAATTTCCTCGATGAAGGAGAATACATTACAGACAATTACATTCGGGAAAAAGAATTCAGTCAGCTAATAGAAAAAGAGATTCTGGCATTGCCTGATAAAATGCGGGAGGTATTTGAGCTTAGCAGGAAACAAAACCTATCCCGTAAAGAGATCGCAGAAAAATTAAATATTTCTGAAAAAACGGTTAAAAATCAAATCAGCAACGCCTTAAAAATCCTCCGGGGGAAACTCGGCTTCTTCACTTTTCTTCTACTGCTTATCAATAAATAA
- a CDS encoding SusC/RagA family TonB-linked outer membrane protein: MKLIIVLMTTVFLQIGTAAEAQRITLSEKNASLVKIFKEIRVQSGYDFFGDLDLLEKAKPVTINIKNATIDDVLKICFANQSFDYTISDKIIVFKEKKRALSQKSNNFLPQDSVIFKGKISDEMGHPMPGATIKVKGGKRITKTDMNGNFSILAHKKGALEISFIGYVKKEISLSGLNSDNSISVVLNPGQNELGEVSIVSTGYQDIPKERATGSFEIVTKEQLQHSNNSNLVKRLEGITASLDFNNPINGNANLSSGFRRSPLVALTIRGKNTLMAPGFGAELSLNSGQVLVVIDGIPSPYSIDQINPDDVESINILKDAAAASIWGSRAANGVIVIKTKQGSYNRPVTVSFNTNVNVSDKIDLFYKKYMSTSDFVDAQIQKYNYFHPTPVADPTDLYTPQPFLSPVEEIINDQRLGTITDAQAKAKLDDLRDNDVRNDLNKYFLRPTLVQNYTLSLDGGSEKYAYRLSGGYSRTRENTVPASGDRYNFSYSASVKPIKNLSVQAILSYNESQSTNQAGGNQLVTSSFNTGFNPYAQLADDAGNPLVIPRTYRPKYLQLLADHYGDKILDMSFRPLDDMKQGYYKVANRNLNLNLNASYQISPVFAAALTYGYTYGQDENTELRGQNSLYTREITNIFTTREDYVDPPYGLPAPLKKLIPLGGIYSPELVKRNTQTLRGQLTADKIWNEKHQLNAFAAFDIGQYYSLDRVQQFYGYDPKTLKTNNSVPFGMEFVRLFNDPESGLGSSTIPFIPGNLLDYKTRTLSFSSNAAYTYDSRYTLSASIRKDLSSISGPSTNRGGAPYISVGGLWNLAHEKFYTLEWLPLLQLRATFGYNGNINASVPSRPILTSIAAPTFGGNLLPYANTNYLSNEKLRPERSKMLNLGLNFGSRGNRLSGSVEYFRRNTSDLITDAALDPTTGYATGIYNSANLRSWGTDVTLNSINLQTGMFRWTSNLTFTYNRVKILKLLTQNKPTANQFIGFDNVEGYELSRIAAYRWAGLDPLTGDPRGYDADGNVVSIPADIYAPDYEKNVKSIQGVPISSLHYFGSAVPVYYGALRNTFSYAGFSLTAAFQYKLGYYFRKTPSDLIQYEPLFSANSLGAAEFARRWQNPGDEKITNVPSMTVAGNTERDLFYRFSEINVLKADHIRFQEINLSYAFRKTNWFLKNPRIYANVTNLGIVWRANKEGIDPDVNDYPIPRTYGFGLSANF, from the coding sequence ATGAAACTTATTATTGTTTTAATGACTACAGTATTCCTGCAAATTGGTACTGCAGCTGAAGCACAAAGAATCACCCTTTCAGAAAAAAATGCTTCTCTGGTCAAAATTTTTAAAGAGATCAGAGTCCAAAGCGGCTATGATTTCTTTGGAGACCTTGATCTTCTGGAAAAAGCAAAACCCGTAACTATAAATATTAAAAATGCGACAATCGATGACGTATTAAAAATATGTTTTGCTAACCAGAGTTTTGACTATACCATCAGTGATAAAATCATCGTATTTAAAGAAAAAAAGCGTGCGTTAAGCCAAAAAAGCAACAACTTTCTCCCACAAGACTCTGTCATTTTTAAAGGTAAAATTTCGGATGAAATGGGCCATCCTATGCCTGGGGCAACCATAAAGGTAAAAGGAGGTAAAAGGATTACCAAGACCGATATGAATGGGAATTTTTCAATTCTTGCCCATAAAAAAGGGGCACTTGAAATTTCCTTTATTGGGTACGTAAAAAAAGAAATTAGTCTCAGTGGATTAAATTCAGATAACAGCATTTCCGTAGTACTTAATCCGGGACAAAATGAACTCGGTGAAGTAAGCATTGTCAGTACTGGCTATCAGGACATTCCTAAAGAACGCGCAACGGGCTCTTTTGAGATCGTTACCAAAGAACAGTTGCAGCATAGCAACAATTCAAATTTAGTTAAAAGGCTGGAAGGCATTACTGCAAGTTTAGATTTTAATAATCCCATCAATGGAAACGCTAATCTTTCAAGCGGTTTCCGTAGGTCTCCGCTGGTTGCCTTAACGATAAGGGGCAAAAATACATTAATGGCACCTGGCTTTGGTGCAGAATTAAGTTTGAATAGCGGACAGGTTCTGGTCGTAATTGATGGAATCCCCTCTCCCTACAGCATTGATCAGATCAACCCCGATGATGTCGAAAGCATTAATATCCTGAAAGACGCGGCGGCGGCTTCGATCTGGGGATCCAGAGCTGCAAATGGCGTAATTGTGATTAAAACAAAACAAGGAAGTTATAATAGACCTGTTACGGTGTCTTTTAACACCAACGTAAATGTCAGCGATAAAATCGATCTGTTTTATAAAAAATATATGAGCACTTCAGATTTTGTGGATGCACAAATTCAAAAATATAACTATTTCCATCCTACTCCGGTAGCAGATCCTACCGATCTTTATACACCTCAACCTTTCCTTTCGCCGGTGGAAGAGATCATCAATGATCAGCGTTTGGGTACCATCACAGATGCTCAGGCTAAAGCAAAATTGGATGACCTGCGTGATAATGACGTTCGTAATGATCTGAATAAATATTTTTTACGTCCAACATTGGTTCAGAATTACACGCTTTCATTAGATGGCGGCTCAGAAAAATATGCCTACCGATTATCAGGAGGATATAGCCGAACCAGAGAAAATACCGTTCCCGCTAGCGGAGACCGTTATAATTTTAGTTACTCTGCATCTGTAAAACCGATCAAGAACTTATCTGTTCAGGCAATTCTAAGTTATAACGAATCGCAAAGCACCAACCAGGCTGGTGGTAACCAATTAGTTACCAGCAGCTTCAACACGGGATTTAATCCATATGCCCAGCTTGCAGATGACGCAGGCAATCCCCTCGTTATCCCGAGGACTTATCGCCCAAAATACCTTCAGCTTTTGGCCGACCACTATGGCGATAAAATTCTTGATATGAGCTTCAGGCCTTTAGACGACATGAAGCAAGGATATTACAAAGTGGCCAATAGAAATCTCAACCTCAACTTAAATGCAAGCTATCAGATCAGTCCGGTTTTCGCAGCCGCACTTACTTATGGATATACCTATGGTCAGGACGAAAACACAGAATTAAGAGGTCAAAATTCACTGTATACCAGGGAAATAACCAACATCTTCACCACCAGAGAAGACTATGTAGATCCTCCATACGGATTGCCGGCACCCTTAAAAAAACTAATTCCTCTCGGCGGAATCTATAGCCCTGAGCTTGTAAAACGAAATACTCAAACCTTGAGGGGACAGTTAACTGCAGATAAAATATGGAATGAGAAGCATCAGCTGAACGCTTTTGCGGCATTTGATATTGGACAATATTATTCTTTGGATAGGGTTCAGCAATTTTACGGTTATGACCCGAAAACCTTAAAAACTAATAACTCAGTTCCTTTTGGAATGGAATTCGTCAGGTTATTTAATGATCCCGAATCCGGACTTGGCAGTTCAACGATACCTTTTATTCCAGGTAACCTGTTGGATTATAAAACCAGAACCCTGAGTTTCTCTTCAAATGCAGCATATACTTATGATAGCCGCTATACATTGTCGGCCAGCATCAGAAAAGATCTCAGCAGTATCTCCGGACCATCAACAAACAGAGGTGGTGCCCCTTATATTTCAGTAGGTGGGCTTTGGAATTTAGCACATGAGAAATTTTATACCCTGGAATGGTTACCATTATTGCAACTCCGGGCCACTTTTGGTTATAATGGTAACATCAACGCTAGTGTTCCATCAAGACCAATCCTTACTTCCATTGCGGCACCAACATTTGGTGGCAATCTGTTACCCTATGCAAACACGAATTACCTTAGCAACGAAAAATTACGTCCTGAACGGTCCAAAATGCTAAATTTAGGTTTAAATTTTGGCAGTAGAGGAAATAGGTTATCCGGAAGTGTTGAATATTTCAGAAGAAATACATCCGATCTGATTACAGATGCGGCGTTAGATCCTACGACAGGTTATGCTACAGGTATTTATAACTCTGCCAATCTGCGGTCATGGGGAACTGATGTGACCTTAAACTCCATCAACCTTCAAACCGGAATGTTCAGGTGGACCAGTAACCTGACCTTCACCTACAACCGCGTGAAGATTTTGAAACTCCTTACTCAAAATAAACCTACTGCAAATCAATTTATAGGCTTTGATAACGTCGAGGGTTATGAGCTCTCCCGAATCGCTGCTTACCGTTGGGCAGGATTAGATCCCCTGACCGGAGATCCGAGAGGTTACGATGCAGATGGAAATGTAGTAAGTATTCCTGCCGACATCTACGCTCCTGATTATGAGAAAAATGTAAAATCAATCCAGGGTGTCCCAATCAGTTCTCTTCATTATTTTGGTTCGGCTGTACCTGTATATTATGGCGCACTTCGTAATACATTTAGTTATGCTGGTTTTTCTCTTACCGCAGCTTTCCAGTATAAGCTTGGGTATTATTTTAGAAAAACTCCATCCGACCTTATTCAATATGAACCCTTATTCAGTGCCAATAGCCTTGGAGCTGCAGAATTTGCAAGGAGGTGGCAAAACCCTGGTGATGAAAAGATCACAAACGTACCTTCAATGACAGTTGCAGGAAATACAGAAAGAGATTTATTCTATCGCTTTTCAGAAATAAATGTATTAAAAGCTGACCATATCCGCTTTCAGGAAATCAATCTTTCCTATGCTTTCAGAAAAACGAATTGGTTCCTGAAAAATCCAAGAATATATGCAAATGTTACTAATCTGGGCATCGTTTGGCGAGCTAATAAAGAAGGGATTGATCCGGATGTAAATGACTATCCAATACCACGTACGTATGGTTTTGGTTTAAGTGCTAATTTCTAA